A region of Neotabrizicola shimadae DNA encodes the following proteins:
- a CDS encoding bifunctional protein tyrosine phosphatase family protein/NAD(P)/FAD-dependent oxidoreductase: MTAKPITPSLSVSEQVLPQDIAALAAAGFKSVICNRPDGEGADQPSFSEIEAAAKAAGMQATYLPIVSGKVGDADALAFGAAMDSLPKPILAYCRTGTRSATLWSLSEGGRGRPLPEIIAATKSAGYDMAGVVRRIANGGRTPTDTVDASHAVVIIGGGAAGIAVAASLKARKPDLDIAIIDPADIHYYQPGWTMVGGGIFDPESTAKTMGSLIPAGVRWIKAAVAAFEPDKNVVILDGCRVVRYGQLVVTPGLKLNWAGIEGLTETLGRNGVTSNYRYDLAPYTWELVKGLERGRAVFTQPPMPIKCAGAPQKALYLSADHWYRTGRLKHIEIDFFNAGAVLFGVKEYVPALMQYIEKYKAQLHFQHRLTRVDGPARTAWFTQTKTDGTTETVETGFDMIHVVPPQVAPDFVRVSPLADAAGWVDVDQATLRHKTLPNIYSLGDVCNAPNAKTAAAARKQAPVVAHNLLKDLGAIKEEDVAYDGYGSCPLTVERGKIVLAEFGYGGKLLPSFPGWLIDGTKPSHLAWLLKEQMLPPIYWKAMLRGREWMAKPQPVTAA, encoded by the coding sequence ATGACCGCCAAACCGATCACGCCCAGCCTGTCCGTCTCCGAACAGGTTCTTCCGCAAGACATCGCGGCGCTCGCCGCCGCCGGGTTCAAGTCCGTCATCTGCAACCGCCCAGATGGCGAAGGGGCCGACCAGCCCTCGTTCTCCGAAATCGAGGCAGCGGCGAAAGCGGCGGGGATGCAGGCTACCTATCTGCCAATCGTGTCGGGCAAGGTTGGCGATGCCGATGCGCTGGCCTTTGGCGCGGCCATGGACAGCTTGCCGAAACCGATCCTGGCCTATTGCCGCACCGGGACCAGGTCGGCGACGCTGTGGTCGCTGTCCGAAGGCGGGCGGGGGCGGCCCTTGCCCGAGATCATCGCGGCAACCAAGTCGGCAGGCTATGACATGGCAGGCGTGGTGCGCCGCATCGCCAATGGCGGGCGCACACCAACGGATACCGTCGATGCGTCTCATGCCGTCGTCATCATTGGTGGCGGGGCGGCAGGGATTGCGGTTGCGGCCAGCCTGAAGGCGCGCAAGCCGGATCTCGACATCGCCATCATCGACCCGGCCGACATCCATTACTACCAGCCCGGCTGGACCATGGTCGGCGGCGGCATCTTCGATCCCGAAAGCACCGCCAAGACGATGGGATCATTGATCCCCGCTGGCGTGCGGTGGATCAAGGCCGCTGTCGCAGCCTTTGAGCCGGACAAGAATGTGGTGATCCTGGACGGCTGCCGGGTGGTCAGATACGGCCAACTCGTCGTCACCCCCGGCCTTAAATTGAACTGGGCGGGCATTGAAGGGCTGACCGAGACGCTGGGCCGCAACGGTGTCACCTCGAACTACCGCTATGACCTCGCCCCCTACACCTGGGAGCTGGTCAAAGGGCTGGAACGAGGGCGCGCCGTCTTCACCCAGCCGCCGATGCCGATCAAATGTGCCGGTGCCCCGCAAAAGGCGCTCTATCTATCAGCGGACCACTGGTATCGGACCGGGCGGCTGAAGCACATCGAGATCGATTTCTTCAACGCGGGTGCGGTGCTGTTCGGGGTCAAGGAATACGTCCCGGCGCTGATGCAATACATCGAGAAGTACAAGGCGCAGCTGCATTTCCAGCATCGCCTGACCCGCGTGGATGGCCCGGCGAGGACTGCGTGGTTCACCCAGACCAAGACCGATGGCACGACGGAAACGGTGGAAACCGGGTTCGATATGATCCATGTCGTGCCCCCGCAGGTCGCGCCCGATTTCGTCCGCGTCTCGCCGCTCGCCGATGCCGCGGGCTGGGTCGACGTTGATCAGGCCACACTTCGGCATAAAACGCTGCCCAACATCTATTCCCTTGGCGATGTCTGCAACGCCCCCAATGCCAAGACCGCTGCCGCCGCACGCAAGCAGGCCCCGGTCGTGGCGCACAACCTGCTGAAGGATCTGGGTGCGATCAAGGAAGAAGACGTAGCCTATGACGGCTACGGGTCCTGCCCGCTGACGGTGGAACGCGGCAAGATCGTGCTGGCCGAGTTCGGATATGGCGGCAAACTTCTGCCATCCTTCCCTGGCTGGCTGATCGACGGGACCAAACCCAGCCATCTGGCCTGGCTGCTGAAGGAACAGATGCTGCCGCCGATCTACTGGAAAGCCATGCTGCGCGGGCGCGAATGGATGGCCAAACCGCAACCCGTGACCGCCGCGTAA
- a CDS encoding SulP family inorganic anion transporter, protein MTSLKSFLPILGWAPAYTKTEAQSDLVAAVIVTIMLVPQSLAYAMLAGLPPQVGLYASILPLIAYAIFGTSRALAVGPVAVVSLMTAAAVGQVAAPGSAEYLTAAITLAFLSGLVLVAMSVLRLGFMANFLSHPVISGFITASGILIATSQLKHVLGIKADGDTLPHLLTGIFNGIGGINPYTVVIGVAATAFLFWTRKQLKPLLLARGLRPRVADLIAKAGPVAAIVLSILAVVGFGLVDKGVKIVGEIPAGLPPFALPSFDLGLWQKLLLPAVLISLVGFVESVSVAQTLAAKRRQRIVPNQELTALGASNVASALSGGYPVTGGFARSVVNFDAGAETPLAGAFTAAGILAATVFLTPLFRFLPQAVLAATIIVAVLSLVDIAAIRRTWAYSKADFAAMAVTILTVLLVGVEAGITAGVSLSLLLFLWRTSRPHMAIVGQVPGTEHFRNVDRHDVITDPAILSIRVDESLYFANARALEDAIYDRIADNSALKNVILMCPAVNAIDASALESLEAIAHRLGSAGIGFHLSEVKGPVMDALKRSDFMDHFKGHIFLSQFEAVSTLSKETQPIATSPAPSSPVRDATSPGQLSLVPTTEGRSVV, encoded by the coding sequence GTGACCTCCCTCAAGTCCTTTCTGCCCATCCTCGGATGGGCCCCGGCCTATACGAAAACCGAAGCGCAAAGCGATCTGGTCGCCGCCGTGATCGTGACGATCATGCTGGTACCGCAAAGCCTGGCCTATGCGATGCTTGCAGGCCTGCCGCCGCAGGTGGGGCTTTATGCTTCGATCCTGCCGCTGATTGCCTATGCCATCTTTGGCACCAGTCGGGCGCTGGCAGTGGGGCCGGTCGCCGTGGTGTCCTTGATGACGGCCGCAGCGGTGGGGCAAGTGGCAGCACCCGGGAGTGCCGAATACCTGACCGCCGCGATCACGCTGGCCTTCCTGTCGGGCCTCGTTCTGGTCGCGATGTCGGTCCTGCGGCTGGGGTTCATGGCCAATTTCCTGAGCCATCCAGTGATCTCGGGCTTCATCACCGCCTCGGGAATCCTGATCGCCACCAGCCAGCTGAAACACGTCCTCGGGATCAAGGCGGACGGTGATACCTTGCCGCATTTGTTGACCGGCATTTTCAACGGGATTGGCGGGATCAATCCCTATACGGTGGTGATCGGCGTCGCTGCGACCGCCTTCCTGTTCTGGACCCGCAAACAGTTGAAACCCCTGCTTCTGGCGCGCGGCTTGCGGCCCCGAGTCGCTGACCTGATCGCCAAAGCAGGCCCGGTGGCCGCAATCGTGCTGTCGATCCTGGCCGTGGTGGGCTTTGGGCTGGTGGACAAGGGCGTGAAGATCGTCGGCGAGATCCCCGCAGGCCTGCCGCCCTTTGCGCTCCCGTCCTTCGATCTGGGTCTGTGGCAGAAACTGCTTCTGCCTGCCGTGCTGATCAGCCTTGTGGGCTTCGTCGAATCCGTCTCCGTGGCGCAAACGCTGGCGGCCAAGCGGCGGCAACGGATCGTGCCCAATCAGGAACTGACCGCGCTTGGTGCCTCCAACGTCGCCTCGGCCCTGTCGGGCGGCTATCCGGTGACGGGCGGCTTTGCCCGGTCGGTGGTGAACTTTGACGCAGGGGCCGAAACGCCGCTGGCGGGGGCCTTCACCGCCGCTGGCATCCTTGCCGCCACGGTCTTTCTGACCCCCCTATTCCGGTTCCTGCCCCAAGCGGTGCTGGCCGCCACGATCATCGTGGCCGTTCTGTCCCTGGTCGATATCGCCGCTATCCGCCGCACCTGGGCCTATTCCAAGGCCGACTTCGCCGCCATGGCCGTCACCATTCTCACCGTGCTGCTGGTGGGCGTCGAGGCGGGGATCACAGCTGGCGTTTCCCTCTCGCTGCTGCTGTTCCTCTGGCGCACCTCGCGTCCGCATATGGCCATCGTGGGTCAGGTGCCGGGGACCGAGCATTTCCGCAACGTCGACCGTCATGACGTGATCACCGATCCTGCGATCCTGTCGATCCGCGTGGACGAAAGCCTGTACTTCGCCAATGCCCGCGCCTTGGAGGATGCGATCTACGACCGTATCGCCGACAACTCCGCGCTCAAGAACGTCATCCTCATGTGCCCCGCCGTAAACGCCATCGACGCGAGCGCTCTGGAAAGCCTCGAGGCCATCGCCCACCGCCTCGGCTCCGCCGGGATCGGGTTCCACCTGTCCGAAGTCAAAGGCCCGGTGATGGACGCGCTGAAACGGTCGGATTTCATGGACCATTTCAAGGGCCATATCTTCCTGTCGCAGTTTGAGGCCGTTAGCACTCTGTCCAAAGAAACCCAGCCAATTGCGACTTCCCCTGCACCCTCGAGCCCAGTGCGGGATGCCACCAGCCCCGGCCAACTTTCGCTGGTGCCAACGACCGAGGGGCGTTCAGTGGTGTGA